Proteins from a genomic interval of Sporolactobacillus sp. Y61:
- the cysT gene encoding sulfate ABC transporter permease subunit CysT produces the protein MGLSTFYLSLLVLIPLSFIFIYSARSGWASFWQDVTNPRVVASYKLSFLTALAAAFVNLIFGVLIAWVLTRYTFPWKRAVDGLVDLPFALPTAVAGITLTTLYSENGWIGRWLPFDVSFTPIGITIALIFVGLPFVVRMVQPVLQNFEREVEEASSSLGATPFQTFRKVIFPQLMPAALSGFSLAFARSLGEYGSVVFIAGNMPYKTEIAPLMIMTKLEQFDYSAATAIAVVMLVISFLLILLINLIQWWSRLRYAGR, from the coding sequence ATGGGGCTGTCGACGTTCTATCTTTCCCTGCTCGTCCTGATCCCGCTGTCATTTATCTTTATCTATTCAGCACGATCCGGATGGGCGTCCTTTTGGCAGGACGTCACCAACCCGCGTGTCGTTGCATCGTACAAACTGAGTTTCCTGACAGCCCTGGCGGCGGCTTTTGTTAATCTGATTTTCGGTGTCCTGATCGCCTGGGTACTGACCCGTTATACTTTCCCATGGAAACGGGCAGTCGACGGGCTCGTGGATTTGCCTTTCGCTCTTCCGACCGCTGTGGCCGGCATTACGTTGACGACACTCTACTCAGAAAATGGATGGATTGGGCGATGGCTGCCCTTCGACGTCTCTTTTACACCGATCGGTATCACGATTGCCCTGATTTTCGTTGGTCTGCCATTTGTCGTGCGCATGGTTCAGCCGGTTCTGCAGAATTTTGAACGCGAAGTGGAAGAAGCCTCATCTTCGCTTGGTGCGACACCTTTTCAGACCTTCAGAAAGGTGATTTTCCCTCAGCTGATGCCGGCGGCGCTGTCCGGATTCTCGCTGGCGTTTGCCCGCTCACTTGGCGAATATGGTTCTGTTGTATTTATTGCCGGCAATATGCCTTATAAAACAGAAATCGCGCCGCTGATGATTATGACCAAACTGGAGCAATTTGATTATTCTGCTGCGACGGCCATAGCCGTTGTCATGCTTGTCATCTCGTTTCTGCTTATTCTGCTGATTAATCTGATTCAATGGTGGTCGCGTCTTCGCTACGCCGGCCGGTAA
- the purF gene encoding amidophosphoribosyltransferase, giving the protein MYDVGKELNEECGVFGIWGHENAAKLTYYGLHSMQHRGQEGAGIAVTDGKHLYDHKGLGLVNDVFDHEKLEALSKGYAAIGHVRYSTQGGNSYANVQPLVFRSQKDSLSIAHNGNLVNAHKLKGELEERGSIFQTTSDTEVIAHLIKRDFSDNFMESLKHALSVIKGAYALTMLTEHQMIAALDPNGLRPLSLGRLGNSWVVASETCAFDLIGATYVRDVNPGEILVIDNQGVRSEFFTNHTEPAICSMEYIYFSRPDSNIQGINVHAARKNLGKMLAQEAPVEADVVTGVPDSSISAAIGYAEATGIPYELGMIKNRYVGRTFIQPSQELREQGVKMKLSPVRAIIEGKRVVMVDDSIVRGTTSRRIVNMMREAGATEVHVRISSPPITHPCFYGIDTSTSSELIAAKHSVEEIREIIGADSLVYLSVDGLKKAIGRDPALKNCGQCLACFTGSYPTEIYPDTVLPHEKELLV; this is encoded by the coding sequence ATGTATGATGTCGGCAAAGAACTGAACGAGGAATGTGGTGTTTTTGGAATCTGGGGGCATGAAAATGCAGCAAAGCTGACCTATTACGGACTTCACAGCATGCAGCACAGAGGCCAGGAAGGCGCCGGCATTGCTGTAACAGATGGAAAACATCTTTATGATCATAAAGGCCTCGGGCTGGTTAACGACGTTTTCGATCACGAAAAACTGGAAGCACTCAGCAAGGGTTATGCGGCGATCGGACACGTCCGCTACTCCACTCAGGGTGGAAACAGTTATGCGAATGTGCAGCCGCTTGTTTTTCGCTCACAGAAGGATTCCCTTTCGATTGCCCATAACGGCAACCTGGTGAATGCGCACAAACTGAAGGGGGAGCTCGAGGAACGGGGAAGTATTTTCCAGACCACCTCAGACACGGAAGTCATTGCTCATCTGATCAAACGGGATTTTTCTGACAACTTTATGGAAAGCCTGAAGCATGCACTGTCGGTGATCAAGGGGGCTTATGCTCTGACCATGCTGACGGAGCATCAGATGATTGCGGCACTGGATCCGAACGGTCTGCGGCCGCTTTCACTAGGCCGGCTCGGCAATAGCTGGGTGGTTGCCTCTGAGACCTGTGCCTTTGACCTGATCGGTGCGACGTATGTTCGCGATGTGAACCCGGGTGAAATCCTGGTGATCGATAATCAAGGGGTGCGTTCGGAATTTTTTACCAATCATACCGAACCGGCGATCTGCAGTATGGAATACATCTATTTCTCACGCCCGGACAGCAATATTCAGGGGATTAATGTTCATGCCGCACGTAAAAATCTTGGAAAAATGCTGGCCCAGGAAGCACCTGTTGAGGCAGATGTCGTAACCGGCGTTCCGGATTCCAGTATTTCAGCCGCGATCGGCTATGCCGAAGCCACAGGAATCCCCTATGAACTTGGAATGATCAAGAACCGTTATGTCGGGCGGACCTTCATCCAGCCGTCTCAGGAGCTTCGTGAGCAGGGCGTGAAGATGAAATTATCCCCGGTCCGGGCTATTATTGAAGGGAAAAGAGTCGTCATGGTTGACGATTCGATTGTCCGCGGGACCACGAGCCGGCGCATCGTCAACATGATGCGTGAAGCCGGTGCCACTGAAGTGCACGTACGGATCAGTTCGCCACCGATTACCCATCCCTGCTTTTACGGGATCGACACGTCGACGTCGTCGGAACTGATTGCCGCCAAACATTCAGTGGAAGAAATCCGGGAAATCATCGGCGCCGACTCCCTTGTCTATCTCAGTGTGGACGGTCTGAAGAAGGCGATTGGCCGTGATCCGGCGCTGAAAAATTGCGGCCAGTGTCTGGCCTGCTTTACCGGCAGTTACCCGACGGAAATTTATCCGGATACGGTGCTGCCACATGAAAAAGAACTGCTTGTCTGA
- the purN gene encoding phosphoribosylglycinamide formyltransferase: MKHKIAVFASGNGTNFQAILEAVRLGKIPATLELLVCDQPGARVIRRAQEADVAKLVVSRKDFPSKRAFEEQIVAACRKRGIEYIFLAGYMRLLGHTLLDAYPHRIVNIHPSLLPSFTGLDAIGQAFRKGVKVTGVTVHYVDEGMDTGPIIAQAPVPVASADTLDTLEQRIHETEHRLYPKTIEKLLTDK; the protein is encoded by the coding sequence ATGAAGCATAAAATAGCCGTCTTTGCGTCCGGAAACGGAACAAACTTTCAGGCGATCCTTGAAGCTGTGCGACTCGGCAAGATACCGGCAACGCTTGAACTGCTGGTCTGTGATCAGCCGGGAGCCCGGGTCATCCGCCGTGCCCAAGAGGCAGATGTGGCAAAACTTGTGGTCTCACGGAAGGACTTCCCTTCGAAGCGTGCCTTTGAAGAGCAGATTGTTGCTGCCTGCCGGAAACGCGGCATCGAATATATTTTCCTTGCCGGATATATGCGACTGCTTGGGCATACACTGCTTGACGCTTACCCGCACCGGATTGTGAATATTCATCCGTCGCTGCTGCCGTCTTTCACCGGTCTGGATGCGATCGGGCAGGCGTTTCGCAAAGGGGTTAAGGTGACCGGCGTGACCGTGCATTATGTTGACGAAGGCATGGATACCGGGCCGATCATCGCCCAGGCGCCCGTTCCTGTTGCGAGCGCCGACACCCTTGATACACTTGAACAGCGGATCCATGAAACAGAACACCGGCTTTATCCGAAAACCATTGAAAAATTACTGACAGATAAGTGA
- the purH gene encoding bifunctional phosphoribosylaminoimidazolecarboxamide formyltransferase/IMP cyclohydrolase → MVKRALVSVSDKTGLIDFVKKLVNAGIEIISTGGTKKEIEAAGIPVKSVSDVTGFPEILDGRVKTLHPAIHGGLLAVRDKKAHMDAIAEHGIQPIDFVIVNLYPFKETIAKPDVTYDEAVENIDIGGPSMLRSAAKNHKSVTVVCDPADYDRVAESLNEHAEVPFELRQKLAAKAFRHTAAYDALIADYFTKQTGEEFPEKLTITYEKKQGLRYGENPHQKAAFYSDPLLNESTIAAAKQLHGKKLSYNNIRDADAALGIIKEFKQPAAVAVKHMNPCGIGIGENVNEAYDRAYAADPVSIFGGIIALNREVDAALAEKLHHIFLEIVIAPAYSDEALTILEKKKNLRLLQVKLTDDKQNFVQYTSVRGGMLVQELDTKGYDDIRDQLKVATERKPTDEEMESLKFAWTIVKHVKSNAIALVNHGRMVGMGGGQTNRVGAAKIALEEAGDKAKGAVLSSDAFFPMGDTVEAAAKAGITAIIQPGGSIRDKESINMANKYHIAMVFTGMRHFKH, encoded by the coding sequence GTGGTAAAACGTGCTCTGGTTAGCGTTTCAGACAAAACTGGACTGATCGATTTTGTGAAAAAACTGGTGAATGCAGGGATTGAGATCATCTCAACCGGCGGGACCAAAAAAGAGATTGAAGCGGCCGGTATCCCGGTCAAATCAGTCAGCGACGTTACCGGTTTTCCGGAAATTCTCGATGGACGTGTCAAGACCCTTCATCCGGCGATCCACGGCGGACTGCTCGCTGTCCGTGATAAAAAGGCGCATATGGACGCGATCGCAGAACATGGCATTCAGCCGATCGATTTTGTTATTGTGAACCTTTACCCGTTTAAAGAAACGATTGCGAAGCCGGATGTCACCTATGACGAAGCGGTAGAAAACATCGATATCGGTGGTCCGAGTATGCTCCGCTCTGCAGCGAAGAATCATAAGAGCGTCACGGTTGTCTGTGATCCGGCCGATTATGATCGTGTTGCGGAAAGTCTCAATGAACATGCTGAAGTACCGTTTGAACTGAGACAGAAACTTGCGGCCAAAGCTTTCCGTCATACGGCTGCTTATGATGCGCTGATTGCCGATTACTTTACAAAGCAGACCGGTGAGGAGTTCCCGGAAAAGCTGACCATCACCTATGAGAAGAAGCAGGGACTGCGTTACGGCGAAAATCCGCATCAGAAGGCGGCATTCTACAGCGATCCCCTGTTAAATGAATCAACGATTGCCGCCGCAAAACAGCTGCATGGGAAAAAACTTTCCTATAATAATATCCGCGACGCTGATGCAGCACTCGGCATCATCAAAGAATTCAAACAGCCGGCGGCAGTGGCCGTCAAGCACATGAATCCATGTGGCATCGGAATCGGTGAGAATGTGAATGAAGCTTATGACAGAGCGTATGCTGCCGATCCGGTGTCCATTTTTGGCGGGATCATTGCACTGAACCGCGAAGTCGATGCGGCTCTGGCAGAGAAACTGCATCATATTTTCCTGGAAATCGTTATTGCACCGGCGTACTCGGATGAGGCGCTGACCATTCTTGAGAAAAAGAAGAATCTGAGACTCCTCCAGGTAAAACTGACGGACGATAAGCAGAATTTTGTCCAATATACGTCTGTACGTGGTGGCATGCTTGTCCAGGAACTGGATACCAAAGGCTATGATGATATCAGGGATCAGCTGAAAGTCGCGACGGAGCGCAAACCAACGGATGAAGAAATGGAAAGTCTGAAATTTGCCTGGACAATTGTCAAGCATGTGAAGTCAAACGCCATTGCGCTGGTTAATCATGGCCGGATGGTCGGTATGGGCGGCGGACAGACGAACCGCGTCGGTGCGGCAAAAATTGCACTTGAAGAAGCAGGGGACAAAGCAAAAGGTGCCGTCCTGTCATCTGATGCCTTCTTCCCGATGGGAGATACCGTGGAAGCAGCGGCAAAAGCCGGAATTACGGCAATTATTCAGCCGGGCGGCTCAATCCGCGACAAGGAATCGATCAATATGGCCAATAAATACCATATTGCCATGGTCTTCACCGGCATGCGCCATTTCAAACATTGA
- the purD gene encoding phosphoribosylamine--glycine ligase produces the protein MNILIVGGGGREHAMAWKVAQSTLVDKLYAAPGSDGIASVAECAPIDVMDFQGLADFAETHDVDLTLVGPEQPLVGGIVDYFSARGLKIFGPSKAAARIEGSKSFAKALMKNNQIPTSHYQTFTDYQQAGDYLQQVGAPIVLKADGLAAGKGVIVAMTMAEAEQGLKAIMKDRKFADAGARVVIEEYLAGDEFSLMALVNGETVTPLAIAQDHKRAFDGDKGPNTGGMGAYSPVPQIPGKIANEAVQTILKPAASGMVQEGCPFTGVLYAGLMLTKDGPKVIEFNCRFGDPETQVVLPRLESDLVQVVLDVMDGGQPALSWSDKTAVGVVLATAGYPGSYPKGRKLGDLGALPGAALLFHAGTKKNGEDWLTSGGRVLLVTRLGDDLRTTRDAVNKDLERIATDDVFFRKDIGHRALEAAEKP, from the coding sequence ATGAACATATTGATTGTCGGCGGCGGCGGCCGGGAACATGCCATGGCCTGGAAAGTCGCTCAGAGTACGTTGGTCGATAAACTCTATGCGGCACCGGGAAGTGACGGAATCGCTTCAGTCGCCGAATGTGCGCCCATTGACGTGATGGATTTTCAAGGTCTGGCCGATTTTGCCGAGACACATGATGTTGATCTGACCCTTGTCGGACCGGAACAGCCGCTTGTCGGTGGTATTGTTGATTATTTTTCCGCACGCGGGCTGAAAATTTTTGGTCCGTCAAAAGCCGCGGCACGCATTGAGGGCAGTAAATCGTTTGCGAAGGCCCTGATGAAAAACAATCAGATCCCGACGTCACACTATCAGACGTTTACAGATTATCAGCAGGCGGGCGACTATCTGCAGCAGGTCGGTGCTCCGATTGTTCTGAAAGCGGACGGGCTCGCTGCAGGAAAAGGAGTCATTGTCGCCATGACGATGGCCGAAGCTGAACAGGGGCTCAAAGCCATCATGAAGGATCGAAAATTTGCCGATGCCGGCGCACGTGTCGTCATTGAAGAATATCTGGCAGGTGATGAGTTCTCTCTGATGGCACTCGTTAATGGGGAGACGGTGACGCCGCTTGCGATTGCACAGGACCATAAACGGGCCTTTGATGGGGATAAGGGTCCGAACACCGGCGGTATGGGTGCCTATTCGCCGGTTCCCCAGATTCCCGGGAAGATTGCCAATGAAGCGGTGCAGACCATCCTCAAACCTGCTGCTTCCGGGATGGTTCAGGAAGGCTGCCCTTTTACCGGTGTTCTTTATGCCGGTCTGATGCTGACGAAGGATGGCCCGAAAGTGATCGAATTTAACTGCCGATTTGGTGATCCGGAAACGCAGGTCGTTCTGCCGCGTCTGGAATCCGATCTTGTTCAGGTTGTCCTGGATGTGATGGATGGAGGGCAGCCGGCACTCTCATGGTCGGACAAGACAGCGGTCGGCGTTGTACTCGCAACGGCAGGCTATCCGGGTTCCTATCCCAAAGGCAGGAAACTGGGAGATCTGGGCGCACTGCCCGGTGCGGCATTACTTTTCCATGCCGGAACGAAAAAGAACGGTGAGGACTGGCTGACCAGCGGCGGCCGGGTGCTGCTGGTGACCAGGCTCGGTGATGATCTGCGTACCACACGCGACGCTGTGAATAAAGATCTTGAGCGCATCGCGACAGATGATGTGTTTTTCCGGAAAGACATCGGTCACCGGGCACTGGAAGCGGCGGAAAAACCGTAA
- a CDS encoding sulfate ABC transporter substrate-binding protein translates to MKKISLFIVSILILGALSACGSDRSAQGSGSGEAKKPVRLLNVSYDPTRELYQQYNKLFAKYWKKTGHQDVTIQQSHGGSGKQARSVIDGLKADVVTLALSGDIDAIAENTDRLDKDWQKRLPQNATPYTSTIVFLVRAGNPKNIKDWDDLTRKNVSVVTPNPKTSGGARWNYLAAWAYADKKFNNDQKKAEDFVKKIYANVKVLDSGARGATTTFTERGVGDVLIAWENEAFLSIDELGKDKFERVSPSLSILAEPPVAVVDKNAESNGTAKVAEAYLKYLYSDEAQEIIAKSYYRPRNKEILAKYSDQFPKIELVTVDDHFGGWAKAQKEHFADGGTFDQIYQPK, encoded by the coding sequence ATGAAAAAAATCAGTCTGTTCATCGTATCCATCTTAATTCTCGGGGCACTCAGCGCCTGCGGATCAGACCGTTCAGCTCAGGGATCCGGCTCAGGTGAAGCAAAAAAACCGGTCAGACTGCTCAATGTTTCTTATGATCCGACACGTGAACTTTATCAGCAGTACAATAAGCTGTTCGCGAAGTACTGGAAAAAGACAGGCCATCAGGATGTGACGATTCAGCAGTCTCATGGTGGATCCGGAAAACAGGCGCGCTCCGTTATTGACGGACTCAAGGCAGACGTCGTCACGCTCGCTCTTTCCGGCGATATCGATGCCATTGCCGAAAACACGGACAGGCTGGATAAGGACTGGCAGAAACGACTGCCGCAGAATGCAACACCGTATACGTCAACCATTGTTTTCCTCGTCCGGGCCGGTAATCCAAAGAACATTAAGGACTGGGATGATCTGACAAGGAAAAATGTATCTGTTGTTACGCCCAATCCGAAAACCTCAGGCGGGGCTCGATGGAATTATCTGGCCGCCTGGGCTTATGCCGACAAGAAATTCAATAATGACCAGAAGAAAGCAGAGGACTTCGTGAAAAAGATCTATGCAAACGTCAAAGTTCTCGATTCCGGAGCACGCGGAGCGACCACGACTTTCACGGAAAGAGGTGTCGGCGACGTGCTGATCGCCTGGGAGAATGAAGCCTTCCTGAGCATCGATGAACTCGGTAAGGACAAATTTGAAAGGGTCAGCCCTTCACTGAGTATTCTCGCTGAACCGCCCGTTGCCGTTGTTGATAAGAATGCGGAAAGTAACGGAACAGCAAAAGTGGCTGAGGCATATCTGAAGTACCTGTACAGTGATGAAGCCCAGGAAATCATTGCGAAAAGTTATTACCGCCCGCGTAACAAGGAGATTCTGGCAAAGTACAGCGATCAGTTCCCGAAAATTGAACTAGTCACTGTAGATGATCATTTCGGTGGCTGGGCGAAGGCGCAGAAAGAGCATTTTGCCGACGGCGGCACCTTTGATCAGATTTACCAGCCTAAATAA
- the cysW gene encoding sulfate ABC transporter permease subunit CysW — MESPVASRVARQAGIARHNVKNTAIRLTLIALVLLFLFFFLVIPLVAIFTEAFRQGAGFYFSSITEPDALSAIRLTLLVALIAVPVNTIFGILFAWVMTKYAFRGKSVLMTLIDLPFSVSPVIAGLIFILIFGQHSSFGRWLMAHDINIVFNVPGIVLATLFVTFPFVSRELIPLMQNQGTTAEEASLTLGASGWQTFLKVTLPNIKWALFYGIILCNARAIGEFGAVSVVSGHIRGLTNTMPLQIENLYNEYQFVAAFALASVMSLLAVLTMILKVILENRVKQGLR; from the coding sequence ATGGAAAGTCCTGTTGCGTCTCGTGTTGCCCGTCAGGCAGGTATTGCCCGGCATAATGTAAAAAATACCGCCATACGACTGACTCTGATCGCTCTTGTTCTGCTGTTTCTTTTCTTTTTTCTCGTCATTCCGCTGGTTGCGATCTTTACCGAGGCATTCAGACAGGGGGCAGGATTCTATTTTTCATCCATTACGGAACCTGATGCCCTGTCAGCGATCCGTCTGACGCTGCTGGTTGCCCTGATCGCGGTACCTGTGAACACCATCTTCGGGATCCTGTTCGCCTGGGTCATGACCAAGTACGCCTTCAGGGGGAAAAGTGTACTCATGACATTGATTGATCTGCCTTTTTCCGTCTCTCCTGTCATCGCCGGTCTGATTTTTATCCTGATATTCGGTCAGCACAGTTCATTCGGCAGATGGCTGATGGCGCATGATATCAATATTGTTTTCAATGTACCCGGTATTGTCCTTGCGACGTTATTTGTGACTTTCCCGTTTGTTTCCCGCGAGCTGATTCCGCTCATGCAAAACCAGGGCACTACAGCAGAAGAAGCCTCTCTGACACTTGGGGCAAGCGGCTGGCAAACTTTTCTGAAGGTCACCCTGCCTAATATCAAATGGGCGCTTTTCTACGGCATTATTTTATGCAATGCCCGGGCAATCGGCGAGTTTGGTGCCGTTTCTGTCGTATCCGGCCACATCCGCGGCCTGACGAATACCATGCCGCTGCAAATTGAGAACCTGTATAACGAATATCAGTTTGTTGCCGCCTTTGCCCTGGCTTCAGTCATGTCCCTTCTGGCTGTTCTGACTATGATTCTCAAAGTCATCCTGGAAAATCGTGTGAAACAAGGATTACGCTGA
- the purM gene encoding phosphoribosylformylglycinamidine cyclo-ligase, giving the protein MADAYKKAGVNIKAGYETVDRIRKHVRRTFRPEVIGGLGGFGGAVDLSKMNIKEPVLVSGTDGVGTKLMVAFKTGQHDTIGIDAVAMCVNDIVTQGAEPLYFLDYLACGSLEPEKAEAIVKGIADGCAAAGCALVGGETAEMPGMYQGEDYDIAGFSVGVVEKAKRITGERIEAGDSLIGLASNGLHSNGFSLVRQLITAAGLGYDSPFAPDPKLTVGQELLKPTRIYVKPLLKLIRSLDVHGLAHITGGGLYENVPRMFTGGLGAEIDTDAWPLPDVFRWLKEIGSLDPDDMFHTFNMGIGMVIAVSPQDEQNAFEKLLEFGERPYIIGRVVEKQGLTLVNHHEA; this is encoded by the coding sequence ATGGCCGATGCATATAAAAAGGCCGGTGTGAATATTAAAGCCGGTTATGAGACGGTCGATCGGATCAGGAAACACGTCCGGCGAACGTTCAGACCGGAAGTCATCGGCGGCCTGGGCGGATTCGGCGGAGCCGTTGATCTGTCGAAGATGAACATAAAGGAACCGGTGCTCGTTTCCGGAACGGACGGTGTCGGAACCAAGCTGATGGTTGCCTTTAAAACCGGGCAACACGACACGATCGGGATCGACGCGGTTGCCATGTGTGTGAATGACATTGTCACGCAGGGGGCTGAACCGCTTTATTTTCTCGATTATCTGGCCTGTGGCTCACTGGAGCCGGAGAAAGCGGAAGCCATCGTAAAGGGGATTGCTGATGGCTGCGCAGCAGCGGGTTGCGCGCTTGTCGGCGGCGAAACCGCTGAGATGCCTGGCATGTATCAGGGAGAAGATTACGATATTGCCGGTTTTTCAGTCGGTGTGGTTGAAAAAGCGAAGAGAATCACCGGCGAGCGGATCGAAGCCGGAGACAGCCTGATCGGTCTTGCTTCAAACGGTCTGCACAGCAATGGATTTTCCCTGGTCCGGCAACTGATCACCGCGGCAGGTCTGGGTTATGACAGCCCGTTCGCGCCCGATCCGAAGCTCACGGTTGGTCAGGAACTGCTGAAACCGACGCGTATCTATGTAAAACCGCTGCTTAAGCTGATTCGCTCCCTGGATGTTCACGGGCTGGCTCACATCACCGGCGGGGGATTGTATGAAAATGTCCCGCGCATGTTCACCGGAGGGCTTGGTGCGGAAATTGATACAGACGCCTGGCCGCTTCCGGATGTGTTCCGGTGGCTGAAAGAGATCGGCAGTCTCGATCCGGACGACATGTTTCATACGTTCAACATGGGGATCGGTATGGTGATTGCCGTTTCCCCTCAGGACGAACAGAATGCTTTTGAGAAACTCCTTGAGTTCGGCGAGAGGCCTTATATCATTGGGCGTGTTGTGGAAAAACAGGGATTGACGCTGGTGAACCATCATGAAGCATAA
- a CDS encoding sulfate/molybdate ABC transporter ATP-binding protein, with product MSIEIKHVSKAYDDFQILEDINLTIPSGELVALLGPSGSGKTSLLRIVAGLEEPDQGQIIFHGENLTEASIKERQVGFVFQHYALFQNMTVFDNIAYGLRVRPRKIRPSRREIRERVDRLLRLVRLEPYGKRYPSQLSGGQKQRVALARALAIEPKILLLDEPFGALDAKVRKELRFWLRHLHESVRVTSIFVTHDQEEAFEVADRVVIIRDGKIEQIGTPEDVYEYPANPFVYDFIGSANRFEGKITHGKFIDGAFETEVPEYADHESGGLGFVRPHHFIIEKNRSGKQSIPGTVKHIHAAGPTIRIEVERSDTHDFLNIELNREEFAALELHAGQPTYIRPKKVQVFVTTQ from the coding sequence TTGAGTATTGAAATCAAGCATGTTTCCAAGGCATATGATGATTTCCAGATTCTGGAAGATATTAATCTGACCATTCCATCGGGGGAACTGGTTGCCCTGCTCGGTCCATCCGGTTCGGGAAAAACCTCTCTGCTGCGCATTGTTGCCGGCCTTGAAGAACCTGATCAGGGACAGATTATCTTTCATGGTGAAAATCTGACCGAGGCCAGCATAAAAGAGCGTCAGGTCGGCTTCGTCTTTCAGCATTATGCCCTGTTTCAGAATATGACGGTTTTCGACAATATTGCTTATGGTCTGCGTGTCCGTCCAAGAAAAATCCGGCCCTCCAGAAGGGAAATCCGTGAAAGGGTCGATCGCCTGCTCAGACTTGTCCGTCTTGAGCCGTACGGAAAACGTTACCCTTCTCAGCTTTCCGGCGGTCAGAAGCAGCGCGTCGCTCTCGCCCGGGCACTGGCTATAGAGCCAAAAATTCTGCTGCTTGATGAACCCTTCGGTGCGCTCGATGCCAAGGTGAGAAAAGAGCTGCGCTTCTGGCTGCGTCACCTGCATGAATCTGTCAGAGTGACGAGCATCTTTGTGACGCATGATCAGGAAGAAGCCTTCGAAGTGGCCGATCGGGTGGTCATCATCCGGGACGGAAAGATTGAACAGATCGGAACACCGGAAGACGTTTACGAATACCCGGCTAATCCTTTTGTTTATGATTTTATCGGAAGTGCGAATCGTTTTGAAGGGAAAATTACACATGGTAAATTCATCGATGGCGCGTTTGAGACCGAGGTCCCGGAATATGCAGATCATGAATCCGGCGGTTTGGGTTTTGTCCGTCCCCATCATTTCATCATTGAAAAAAACCGCTCCGGCAAACAATCGATTCCCGGAACAGTAAAGCACATCCATGCAGCAGGACCCACCATTCGGATTGAAGTTGAAAGATCCGATACTCATGACTTTCTCAACATTGAATTGAATCGTGAGGAATTTGCTGCCCTTGAATTACATGCCGGTCAGCCGACTTACATCCGGCCAAAGAAAGTGCAGGTATTTGTCACTACTCAGTGA